The following coding sequences are from one Shewanella eurypsychrophilus window:
- the serB gene encoding phosphoserine phosphatase SerB gives MESLSHTLLFSWLSNGENSRFQYQSKTLSKHHETLAPDCVSRLRCVYEDKVQEAELSAAIGRLELDLSLAIIERDSGLYCVELCADVPFSLTQLQVISSVSGVETFSISNTQAKLNEPGLLVMDMDSTAIEIECIDELAVMAGVGEAVAEVTERAMQGELDFEESLRARVAKLQGADASIIQTLCDKLPLMPGLIESVNELQKHGWRLVVASGGFTPFVGHLKQLLGLDAAFANELVVENGKLKGTVTGQVVDAQFKADTVLRCAKEWNIPDGQRLAIGDGANDIPMIEVADYGIAYHAKPKLEQAADVVISKLNLKVLPFLLLLS, from the coding sequence ATGGAAAGTCTGAGTCATACCTTGTTGTTCTCATGGTTATCAAATGGTGAAAATAGCCGTTTTCAATACCAAAGTAAGACTTTGTCGAAACACCACGAAACGCTGGCACCAGATTGCGTGTCGCGCCTACGTTGTGTTTATGAAGATAAGGTGCAAGAGGCTGAGCTGTCAGCCGCGATAGGCAGGCTAGAACTGGATTTAAGCTTGGCGATTATTGAGCGTGACTCAGGCCTATATTGTGTTGAGTTATGTGCTGACGTGCCGTTTAGCCTGACGCAACTGCAAGTTATCTCTTCTGTTAGCGGTGTTGAAACGTTTTCTATCTCCAATACACAAGCCAAGCTTAATGAGCCAGGTTTACTTGTGATGGATATGGACTCTACCGCCATTGAAATAGAGTGTATTGATGAACTGGCGGTGATGGCTGGCGTGGGTGAAGCGGTTGCCGAGGTGACGGAGCGAGCGATGCAAGGTGAATTGGACTTTGAAGAGAGTCTGCGAGCACGTGTTGCTAAACTGCAAGGTGCTGACGCGAGCATTATTCAGACTTTGTGCGACAAGCTCCCTTTGATGCCAGGCTTGATTGAATCCGTTAATGAGTTACAAAAACATGGCTGGCGCTTAGTCGTGGCATCTGGTGGTTTTACGCCATTTGTCGGCCATTTGAAACAGTTACTCGGGTTAGATGCCGCTTTTGCCAATGAACTGGTTGTCGAAAATGGTAAGCTAAAGGGAACTGTGACGGGGCAAGTTGTTGATGCACAGTTTAAAGCCGACACTGTGCTTCGTTGTGCTAAAGAGTGGAATATTCCAGATGGTCAGCGTCTCGCTATCGGCGATGGTGCTAACGATATCCCTATGATTGAGGTGGCAGATTACGGTATTGCTTATCATGCTAAACCTAAACTTGAGCAAGCGGCCGATGTGGTTATTAGCAAGCTTAATCTCAAGGTGCTGCCATTCTTATTGCTCTTAAGCTAA
- a CDS encoding AhpA/YtjB family protein: protein MFFLKGLKKSHRISRLVQMAIAITLAVGLIQLWETSLLQGQQLLKSQTQKMARLLVQQTAYGAAPALQLQNDEQLQWLASALVLDPKVMSASIFSEDGQRLAFAQSVSDEELEPESEELEALLERYPPYVEAVSQDGNNLGFIEVRLEPRLFFNEIKEAHQIHMEQQQMMLIIAGLIGLLLSRSLSFKRADFDRRKTRAKLRKKPKKLKKT, encoded by the coding sequence GTGTTTTTTCTTAAAGGTCTGAAAAAGAGCCATAGAATTAGCAGGCTAGTGCAGATGGCAATTGCGATCACCTTAGCTGTGGGTCTTATCCAATTATGGGAAACTAGCCTACTACAAGGACAGCAGCTTCTAAAGTCCCAAACACAAAAGATGGCCAGATTACTGGTTCAACAAACGGCATATGGCGCTGCACCTGCGCTACAACTGCAAAATGATGAGCAACTTCAATGGCTCGCCAGTGCATTAGTGTTAGACCCTAAAGTGATGTCCGCAAGCATATTCAGTGAAGACGGCCAACGACTCGCTTTTGCTCAAAGTGTATCAGATGAAGAGTTGGAGCCAGAATCTGAGGAGCTAGAGGCACTGCTGGAACGTTATCCGCCGTATGTAGAAGCGGTGAGCCAAGATGGTAATAACTTAGGTTTTATTGAAGTTAGGCTAGAGCCAAGACTGTTTTTTAATGAAATAAAAGAAGCTCATCAAATCCATATGGAGCAACAGCAGATGATGTTAATCATCGCCGGATTGATAGGTTTACTTTTGTCGCGATCCCTTTCATTTAAACGCGCCGACTTTGATCGACGTAAGACACGTGCAAAGCTAAGAAAGAAACCGAAGAAGTTAAAGAAAACCTAG